A section of the Nerophis ophidion isolate RoL-2023_Sa linkage group LG16, RoL_Noph_v1.0, whole genome shotgun sequence genome encodes:
- the LOC133535339 gene encoding protein-glutamine gamma-glutamyltransferase E-like isoform X2 produces the protein MTVKVAKPFKPDLHSLLLTAATGGAQGEFSSEDQGTLSRFGIPDYPDRSVTAKAIWTVQLHDSSSLTSLILLITPPPDTPIGKYTLTGSLWNEEIQLATLVVLFNPWFSGDSVFLSDELERQEYVMNEQGVIYRGSTDYISGMNWDFGHFEDDMVDICLMILDKNLNYTNNPSKDLASRGSPIYISRVVSAMINNFDDPGVLQGNWSDSFEGGESPSHWSGSHDILSKWIKNDCHPVKFGQCWVFAGVMCSVMRLLGIPTRVITNFQSAHDTDANLTIDVYHPLEGAEHIESNDSIWNFHVWVESWMTRPDLNTDGKYDGWQVLDPTPQEASDGIYQCGPASVIAIHDGEITLPFDLPFVFAEVNADCVDWMVLSDGTKFSMFSDTKRVGKKISTKAVGSKKRVNITHLYKHEEGSEEERAVFKYALDKDEESDEEEKSSGGTNEGDAVPPPMLVMHFEEVSKPQYGEDVQLKLVLSSDSRVDRQMSVRISVEGMKYNGTLVLVILTDTKEETLRPGKELSIPILIPFQSYYKHMHVCDSLKVSAMVTDMRHPDKPSHAEDNVLLQDLPVHVSVTGYVTQHQEASATVSFMNTTTVAMTGMTLALSGSGLIKEEMNLRLPDLSPNHRIRVTFSFVPYRAGEKTLVADIHSSIFKDFKGNCTFNVNRF, from the exons ATGACCGTGAAAGTGGCGAAGCCTTTTAAGCCCGACCTTCATTCCCTCTTACTCACTGCCGCAACTGGTGGGGCCCAGG GAGAGTTCTCCTCTGAGGACCAGGGCACCTTGTCACGCTTCGGTATCCCAGACTACCCCGATCGTTCAGTGACAGCAAAGGCTATTTGGACAGTCCAACTTCATGACAGCTCCTCGCTGACGTCCCTGATCCTGCTCATCACCCCCCCGCCGGACACCCCTATCGGAAAATACACCTTGACAGGAAGTCTCTGGAATGAGGAAATACAGCTGGCCACGCTCGTGGTGCTCTTTAACCCCTGGTTCTCAG GAGACTCTGTCTTCCTGTCTGATGAATTGGAGAGACAGGAATATGTGATGAATGAACAAGGAGTGATTTACAGAGGAAGTACTGATTACATATCTGGAATGAACTGGGACTTTGGCCAC TTTGAAGACGACATGGTGGACATTTGCCTCATGATTTTGGACAAGAACCTCAATTACACAAACAACCCAAGCAAAGACCTCGCCTCTCGCGGCAGTCCCATCTACATCAGCCGCGTGGTCAGCGCCATG ATCAACAATTTCGATGACCCTGGCGTCCTGCAGGGCAACTGGTCAGACTCGTTTGAGGGCGGAGAATCCCCTTCCCACTGGAgcggcagccatgacattctttCTAAATGGATAAAAAATGACTGCCACCCTGTTAAGTTTGGTCAGTGCTGGGTGTTCGCTGGCGTGATGTGTTCAG TCATGCGGCTTCTGGGCATCCCCACTCGTGTGATCACTAACTTCCAGTCAGCCCACGACACTGATGCCAACCTGACCATCGACGTGTACCACCCGTTAGAAGGCGCCGAGCACATCGAGTCGAACGACAGCATCTG GAACTTCCATGTGTGGGTGGAGTCATGGATGACCCGTCCCGACCTGAATACAGACGGAAAATACGACGGCTGGCAAGTGTTGGATCCGACACCACAGGAAGCCAGCGATG GCATTTACCAGTGTGGCCCCGCCTCAGTCATCGCCATCCATGACGGTGAAATAACTCTCCCATTCGACCTCCCATTTGTTTTCGCCGAGGTCAACGCCGATTGCGTGGACTGGATG GTTTTATCGGACGGGACCAAGTTTTCCATGTTTTCTGACACCAAGCGAGTTGGCAAGAAAATCTCCACCAAGGCGGTGGGTTCCAAAAAGAGAGTGAACATCACCCACCTCTACAAGCATGAAGAAG GCTCCGAGGAGGAAAGGGCCGTCTTCAAGTATGCCCTCGACAAGGACGAAGAGAGTGATGAGGAGGAGAAATCGTCCGGGGGGACCAATGAGGGCGATGCTGTCCCACCGCCAATGCTGGTCATGCACTTTGAGGAG GTGTCCAAGCCGCAGTACGGTGAGGATGTGCAGCTGAAGCTGGTGCTGAGCAGCGACAGCAGAGTGGACAGGCAGATGTCCGTTCGCATCAGCGTGGAGGGAATGAAATACAACGGCACTTTGGTCCTCGTCATTCTTACTGACACCAAAGAGGAGACACTAAGGCCTGGCAAAG AGCTGTCCATCCCCATCCTGATCCCCTTCCAAAGCTACTACAAGCACATGCACGTGTGTGACAGCTTGAAGGTTTCGGCCATGGTCACAGACATGCGACATCCAGATAAACCCTCCCATGCGGAGGACAATGTGTTGCTGCAGGACCTCCCTGTCCACGTGTCG GTTACCGGCTATGTCACACAGCACCAAGAGGCGTCTGCAACAGTGTCTTTCATGAACACCACCACTGTGGCCATGACGGGCATGACGCTGGCTCTGTCTGGAAGTGGTCTCATAAAGGAGGAGATGAACCTGAG
- the LOC133535339 gene encoding protein-glutamine gamma-glutamyltransferase E-like isoform X1 yields MTSVGNHSVLQEVDLHSKTNNEEHHTSELSGDQLIVRRGQSFKMTVKVAKPFKPDLHSLLLTAATGGAQGEFSSEDQGTLSRFGIPDYPDRSVTAKAIWTVQLHDSSSLTSLILLITPPPDTPIGKYTLTGSLWNEEIQLATLVVLFNPWFSGDSVFLSDELERQEYVMNEQGVIYRGSTDYISGMNWDFGHFEDDMVDICLMILDKNLNYTNNPSKDLASRGSPIYISRVVSAMINNFDDPGVLQGNWSDSFEGGESPSHWSGSHDILSKWIKNDCHPVKFGQCWVFAGVMCSVMRLLGIPTRVITNFQSAHDTDANLTIDVYHPLEGAEHIESNDSIWNFHVWVESWMTRPDLNTDGKYDGWQVLDPTPQEASDGIYQCGPASVIAIHDGEITLPFDLPFVFAEVNADCVDWMVLSDGTKFSMFSDTKRVGKKISTKAVGSKKRVNITHLYKHEEGSEEERAVFKYALDKDEESDEEEKSSGGTNEGDAVPPPMLVMHFEEVSKPQYGEDVQLKLVLSSDSRVDRQMSVRISVEGMKYNGTLVLVILTDTKEETLRPGKELSIPILIPFQSYYKHMHVCDSLKVSAMVTDMRHPDKPSHAEDNVLLQDLPVHVSVTGYVTQHQEASATVSFMNTTTVAMTGMTLALSGSGLIKEEMNLRLPDLSPNHRIRVTFSFVPYRAGEKTLVADIHSSIFKDFKGNCTFNVNRF; encoded by the exons TCCTCCAGGAGGTGGACCTCCATAGTAAGACCAATAATGAGGAGCACCACACCAGTGAACTCTCTGGAGATCAGCTTATCGTGCGGAGAGGCCAGTCCTTTAAGATGACCGTGAAAGTGGCGAAGCCTTTTAAGCCCGACCTTCATTCCCTCTTACTCACTGCCGCAACTGGTGGGGCCCAGG GAGAGTTCTCCTCTGAGGACCAGGGCACCTTGTCACGCTTCGGTATCCCAGACTACCCCGATCGTTCAGTGACAGCAAAGGCTATTTGGACAGTCCAACTTCATGACAGCTCCTCGCTGACGTCCCTGATCCTGCTCATCACCCCCCCGCCGGACACCCCTATCGGAAAATACACCTTGACAGGAAGTCTCTGGAATGAGGAAATACAGCTGGCCACGCTCGTGGTGCTCTTTAACCCCTGGTTCTCAG GAGACTCTGTCTTCCTGTCTGATGAATTGGAGAGACAGGAATATGTGATGAATGAACAAGGAGTGATTTACAGAGGAAGTACTGATTACATATCTGGAATGAACTGGGACTTTGGCCAC TTTGAAGACGACATGGTGGACATTTGCCTCATGATTTTGGACAAGAACCTCAATTACACAAACAACCCAAGCAAAGACCTCGCCTCTCGCGGCAGTCCCATCTACATCAGCCGCGTGGTCAGCGCCATG ATCAACAATTTCGATGACCCTGGCGTCCTGCAGGGCAACTGGTCAGACTCGTTTGAGGGCGGAGAATCCCCTTCCCACTGGAgcggcagccatgacattctttCTAAATGGATAAAAAATGACTGCCACCCTGTTAAGTTTGGTCAGTGCTGGGTGTTCGCTGGCGTGATGTGTTCAG TCATGCGGCTTCTGGGCATCCCCACTCGTGTGATCACTAACTTCCAGTCAGCCCACGACACTGATGCCAACCTGACCATCGACGTGTACCACCCGTTAGAAGGCGCCGAGCACATCGAGTCGAACGACAGCATCTG GAACTTCCATGTGTGGGTGGAGTCATGGATGACCCGTCCCGACCTGAATACAGACGGAAAATACGACGGCTGGCAAGTGTTGGATCCGACACCACAGGAAGCCAGCGATG GCATTTACCAGTGTGGCCCCGCCTCAGTCATCGCCATCCATGACGGTGAAATAACTCTCCCATTCGACCTCCCATTTGTTTTCGCCGAGGTCAACGCCGATTGCGTGGACTGGATG GTTTTATCGGACGGGACCAAGTTTTCCATGTTTTCTGACACCAAGCGAGTTGGCAAGAAAATCTCCACCAAGGCGGTGGGTTCCAAAAAGAGAGTGAACATCACCCACCTCTACAAGCATGAAGAAG GCTCCGAGGAGGAAAGGGCCGTCTTCAAGTATGCCCTCGACAAGGACGAAGAGAGTGATGAGGAGGAGAAATCGTCCGGGGGGACCAATGAGGGCGATGCTGTCCCACCGCCAATGCTGGTCATGCACTTTGAGGAG GTGTCCAAGCCGCAGTACGGTGAGGATGTGCAGCTGAAGCTGGTGCTGAGCAGCGACAGCAGAGTGGACAGGCAGATGTCCGTTCGCATCAGCGTGGAGGGAATGAAATACAACGGCACTTTGGTCCTCGTCATTCTTACTGACACCAAAGAGGAGACACTAAGGCCTGGCAAAG AGCTGTCCATCCCCATCCTGATCCCCTTCCAAAGCTACTACAAGCACATGCACGTGTGTGACAGCTTGAAGGTTTCGGCCATGGTCACAGACATGCGACATCCAGATAAACCCTCCCATGCGGAGGACAATGTGTTGCTGCAGGACCTCCCTGTCCACGTGTCG GTTACCGGCTATGTCACACAGCACCAAGAGGCGTCTGCAACAGTGTCTTTCATGAACACCACCACTGTGGCCATGACGGGCATGACGCTGGCTCTGTCTGGAAGTGGTCTCATAAAGGAGGAGATGAACCTGAG